In Chloroflexota bacterium, one genomic interval encodes:
- a CDS encoding AAA family ATPase has protein sequence MANERIVSGAAREEDRGAEGGLRPRRLAEYIGQERVKETLTISMDAAIQRGEPLDHVLLYGPPGLGKTTLASIIAAEMGANLRITAGPAIERPGGMASLLPQLKGGDGRLIDALNR, from the coding sequence ATGGCCAACGAACGCATCGTCTCAGGGGCAGCGCGCGAGGAAGACCGGGGTGCGGAGGGTGGACTGCGCCCGCGGCGCCTCGCCGAGTACATCGGCCAGGAGCGGGTGAAGGAGACGCTCACCATCTCCATGGATGCCGCCATCCAGCGCGGCGAACCGCTGGACCACGTGCTGCTCTACGGTCCGCCCGGCCTCGGCAAGACGACACTCGCCAGCATCATCGCCGCGGAGATGGGCGCAAACCTGCGCATAACGGCAGGCCCGGCCATCGAGCGCCCCGGCGGCATGGCATCGCTCCTCCCCCAACTGAAGGGCGGGGACGGGCGGCTCATCGACGCGCTAAACCG